A single region of the Salvelinus sp. IW2-2015 linkage group LG20, ASM291031v2, whole genome shotgun sequence genome encodes:
- the svilc gene encoding supervillin isoform X8 → MDTIENPALEPRSERIARYKAERRRELQERYGDMEELPSKWVRRDGTRMNSDGAPPSTDRILSGGVNGRAAGPEGGRRESNTPLESEPRRVSNGFEADTAADPTHLRRLLEEGNAKADVKTDDRAKMSVAAKMSLFKELEKTAAPAASSFLKPRSGSATYERRVRRGNEHRSLTQPITCEEMVVATSSTPQPAESVEAQAVQAEAEAVEDDANSKLTMSEKLALFNKLSLPGNQGDAAPHAPPERRRQKGARYRTQPITVEEVSLLQKGPIQLPPLRLSPTLSDRQQEQSVNLRPSEVRQAQPRPGADVEPNTGPDPSQQGLQQRRDSDPGEIRGILRKSPSAGPERDGDIMREGRQQDQNGGGERGNGVEERRTERHDNVPVPRRERPASSAPWRQRNRNRRETVAVCGPDRPSSEQGHPQEERQTDSPGNTSGRDRLSDASREEERGSRVWSVGANPPRQHVQVTLADQRKEDSEISHDAPAVNPQCWDPVFSSVYSNSTPQYVMCYNQTSSSFEAQEVSSPTQTLSQPQWRQKHARPDEEEELPQASVSERMRTLQESEEQWKTRGRGAANDSAQYTVAGRMAKRGLVSPVSDIHETPPSRTKRPSTGATATACPYEEISSHPGMEVEEDTKLDKLDSIVDRLNTAPQDTPLEVTSVGVKEVMTPDDQETCGGFYREVSPHSPSALPAGAGAATGTDPEQDLSALCQTNTPMLTSEVAQHRRSVRPSRRTQGSRNPLRALAARDDIRQDFMGERVTMATVNTNRTQVEKMGKNSNMANSTLAGLASTEDFSNVDLRDVTSPESMTNNNNLPISNLMLIHIKGWHHVQVRLVEPTARSLNSGDCFLLVTPTHCILWSGEFANTTEKAKASELASLIQTQGDLGCRACGVIHLEEGVNTDNSLASDFWNLLGGKTQYRGAGAPEEDELYESGVVESNCLYRLVENRLVPHEQAWAAIPTVSLLGSTEALVFDFGSEVYLWHGKDVAPGDRSVAVLLAQQVWGGPYDYSNCRVNPLDPTHCNPSIQPQGERRPGWALFGCVSEHKETALFREKFLDWAGDKEETAAMVVEEAQTAMPVLPQQSPLPQQPQQQLESVSLCACDAKALVAGQGVAVPGDGVVPTVLEGLDVQRGYGVVPLEDGRQVELSTVAVDTWHIQEFEDSEAQLESPGQLHEGDTYLVRWTYTLSPADQSGEPGRECSAVFIWQGRHSSINGRGASALTSHEGTQVMVPQGQEPPCFLQLFQGGLVIHKGCRADTTNNTGVWRLFCVRGELPEEASLLEVDCSCGGLRSRGSLILLNSQQGALYLWHGCKAHASSREAGKRAVERLTRMCPPELGLSSDSPLRVQEVEEGAEPVEFGNAIGQQDRKAYDCMLQDPGKYNFTPRLFHLSTRSGNFQGEELQSPARLPGVVMAMPFVQESLYFVPQPALFLLDNCMELYLWQAGEPEDSETAGSACIRWANERRCAMQTVLQYCKERNPRRPLQAYLIQDGAEPLTFTNVFPRWEKRPTPTTQGEAGRVKLTLVQDALAQLSKTQYPLEELLQTPLPEGVDPQRLEIYLSDHDFQTILEMKRDEYDSLPNWKQISLKKSKGLC, encoded by the exons CTCAGACGGCGCACCTCCCTCCACAGACAGGATCCTCTCTGGGGGGGTGAACGGCAGAGCGGCGGGGCCGGAGGGGGGCAGGAGGGAGAGCAACACCCCTCTGGAGTCAGAACCGAGGAGAGTCTCCAATGGCTTTGAGGCAGACACTGCTgcagacccaacacacctccgaaG GCTGCTAGAAGAGGGGAATGCTAAAG ctgatGTGAAGACAGATGACAGAGCCAAGATGAGTGTGGCGGCCAAGATGTCTTTGTTTAAA GAGCTAGAGAAGACTGCAGCCCCCGCGGCCTCCTCCTTTCTGAAGCCTCGCTCTGGCAGCGCCACGTATGAACGCAGAGTACGCCGCGGCAACGAGCACCGCTCACTCACTCAGCCAATYACCTGTGAGGAGATGGTGGTGGCCACCAG CAGCACCCCCCAGCCAGCGGAGTCAGTCGAGGCCCAGGCTGTGCAGGCCGAGGCGGAGGCGGTGGAGGACGATGCGAACAGTAAGCTGACTATGAGTGAGAAGCTGGCTCTGTTCAACAAGCTGTCCCTGCCAGGGAACCAGGGGGATGCTGCTCCCCATGCCCCCCCAGAGAGACGCAGGCAGAAGGGGGCACGCTACCGCACACAGCCCATCACCGTGGAGGAGGTCAGCCTG CTCCAGAAAGGCCCCATCCAGCTGCCCCCGCTGCGCCTGTCCCCCACCCTCTCCGACCGGCAGCAGGAGCAGTCCGTCAACCTGAGGCCCAGTGAGGTGCGTCAGGCCCAGCCTCGACCCGGGGCCGATGTGGAGCCTAACACAGGACCTGACCCGTCCCAGCAGGGCCTGCAGCAGCGCAGGGACTCTGACCCAGGAGAGATCAGAGGCATCCTGAGGAAGAGCCCCTCTGCAGGACCAGAACGGGACGGAGACATTATGAGGGAGGGCAGACAGCAGGACCAGAATGGAGGCGGGGAGAGGGGGAAtggggtggaagagaggaggacagagagacatgaTAATGTACCAGTGCCTCGTAGAGAGAGACCAGCCTCCTCTGCCCCCTGGAGAcagaggaacaggaacaggagggAGACAGTGGCCGTGTGTGGCCCAGACAGGCCATCCTCAGAACAGGGTCACCCCcaggaggagaggcagacggacTCCCCTGGGAACACCTCTGGGAGAGACAG GTTGTCAGATGCttccagggaggaggagagagggagcagggtaTGGAGTGTTGGGGCCAACCCTCCTAGACAACACGTCCAGGTGACCTTGGCGGACCAGAGGAAG GAAGACAGTGAGATCTCCCATGATGCACCAGCTGTCAACCCTCAGTGCTGG gATCCTGTCTTTTCCTCTGTCTATTCYAACAGTACACCTCAATATGTCATGTGTTACaatcag acCAGCTCTTCCTTTGAGGCCCAGGAGGTATCCTCTCCTACCCAGACCCTCTCTCAGCCCCAATGGAGACAGAAg CACGCTAGaccagacgaagaggaggagctgcCACAGGCGTCGGTGTCTGAGCGCATGAGAACCCTACAGGAGAGCGAGGAGCAGTGGAAGACCAGAGGGAGAGGGGCCGCCAACGACTCAGCCCAGTACACTGTGGCCGGACGCATGGCGAAAAGAG GTTTGGTGTCCCCTGTATCGGACATACACGAGACCCCTCCATCTCGCACTAAGAGACCCTCCACAGGAGCCACAGCAACAGCATGCCCATATGAAG AGATCTCCAGTCACCCTGGGATGGAGGTGGAAGAGGACACAAAGCTGGACAAACTGGATTCCATTGTGGACAGGCTGAATA ccGCTCCCCAGGACACGCCCCTGGAGGTGACCTCAGTGGGGGTGAAGGAGGTCATGACCCCTGATGACCAGGAGACGTGTGGTGGTTTCTACAGGGAGGTGTCTCCCCACTCACCCTCTGCCCTCCCTGCTGGGGCTGGAGCTGCCACTGGAACGGACCCAGAACAGGACCTAAGTGCCCTCTGCCAGACCAACACACCCAt gctgacATCAGAAGTAGCGCAGCACAGGCGGTCGGTGCGTCCGTCCCGTAGGACCCAGGGCTCCCGGAACCCTCTGCGTGCTCTGGCGGCCCGCGATGACATCAGACAGGACTTCATGGGAGAGAGAGTCACCATGGCTACCGTGAACACTAACAGGACACAAGTGGAGAAGA TGGGCAAGAATTCCAACATGGCTAACTCAACTCTAGCAGGTCTGGCCAGTACAGAGGACTTCAGTAACGTCGATCTGCGCGATGTCacttccccagagtcaatgaCGAACAACAACAACCTGCCCATCAGCAACCTCATGCTCATTCACATCAAAG GTTGGCATCATGTGCAAGTGCGTCTGGTGGAGcccacagccaggtctctgaacaGTGGAGACTGCTTCCTGCTGGTCACACCCACTCACTGCATCCTCTGGAGCGGAGAGTTCGCCAACACAACAGAGAAAGCCAAG GCGTCAGAGCTGGCATCGTTGATCCAGACCCAGGGGGATCTGGGCTGCCGGGCCTGTGGGGTCATCCACCTAGAGGAGGGGGTCAATACTGACAACAGCCTGGCCTCTGACTTCTGGAACCTTCTGGGAGGAAAGACACAATACAGAG GGGCGGGAGCTCCAGAAGAGGATGAGCTGTATGAGAGTGGGGTGGTGGAGTCTAACTGTTTGTACAGGCTGGTGGAGAACAGACTGGTGCCTCATGAGCAGGCCTGGGCAGCCATCCCYACTGTCTCCCTACTGGGATCCACTGAG gCCCTGGTGTTTGACTTTGGCAGCGAGGTGTACCTGTGGCATGGGAAGGATGTTGCCCCTGGCGACAGGAGTGTGGCTGTACTGCTGGCCCAGCAGGTGTGGGGCGGTCCCTACGACTACAGCAACTGTAGGGTCAACCCACTGGACCCCACACATTGCAACCCCAGCATACAGCC GCAAGGTGAAAGACGGCCCGGCTGGGCTCTGTTTGGCTGTGTCTCTGAGCACAAGGAGACAGCCCTCTTCAGGGAGAAGTTTCTGGACTGGGCTGGAGATAAGGAGGAGACCGCTGCAATGGTGGTGGAGGAGGCACAG ACTGCCATGCCAGTGTTGCCCCAGCAGAGCCCCCTGCCCCAGCAGCCCCAGCAGCAGTTagagtctgtgtctctgtgtgcgtgtgatgCCAAGGCACTGGTGGCAGGGCAGGGGGTGGCGGTGCCAGGGGACGGGGTGGTCCCTACAGTCCTGGAGGGGTTGGACGTTCAGAGGGGGTATGGTGTCGTACCCCTGGAGGACGGGCGGCAGGTGGAGCTGAGCACTGTTGCCGTGGATACCTGGCACATTCAGGAGTTTGAGGACAGCGAGGCCCAGCTGGAGAGCCCAGGGCAGCTGCATGAAGGAGACACATACCTGGTCCGCTGGACCTATACTCTCAGCCCAGCGGATCAAAGCGGGGAGCCTGGGAGGGAGTGCTCTGCTGTCTTCATCTGGCAGGGCCGGCACTCCAGTATCAATGGGCGAGGCGCGTCTGCACTCACGAGTCATGAGGGAACACAG GTGATGGTGCCTCAGGGGCAGGAGCCTCCATGTTTCCTTCAGCTTTTCCAGGGAGGTCTGGTCATCCACAAAGGCTGCCGAGCGGacaccaccaacaacacag GAGTCTGGCGTCTGTTCTGTGTGCGTGGGGAGCTGCCTGAGGAGGCCAGTCTGTTGGAGGTGGACTGTAGCTGTGGCGGCCTGCGCTCCCGAGGTTCTCTCATACTGCTCAACAGTCAACAGGGGGCGCTCTACCTGTGGCATGGCTGTAAGGCCCACGCCAGCTCCCGGGAGGCRGGCAAGAGGGCTGTGGAGCGACTCACTCGGAT gTGCCCTCCTGAACTGGGCCTCAGCAGTGATAGCCCTTTGAGGGTGCAGGAAGTGGAGGAAGGGGCGGAGCCTGTGGAGTTTGGGAACGCTATTGGGCAGCAGGACAGGAAGGCCTATGACTGCATGCTACAAG ATCCAGGGAAGTATAACTTCACGCCACGCCTCTTCCATCTGAGCACCCGTTCCGGAAACTTCCAGGGGGAGGAGCTGCAGAGCCCTGCCCGGTTGCCAGGGGTTGTCATGGCAATGCCCTTTGTCCAGGAGAGCCTGTACTTTGTGCCACAGCCAG ccctgttcctgcTGGATAACTGTATGGAGCTGTATCTGTGGCAGGCAGGTGAACCTGAGGACAGTGAGACCGCTGGCTCAGCCTGTATCCGCTGGGCTAACGAGAGAAGGTGTGCCATGCAGACAGTGCTCCAGTACTGCAAAG AGAGGAACCCGAGGCGCCCCCTTCAGGCCTACCTCATCCAGGACGGAGCAGAACCCCTCACCTTCACCAACGTTTTCCCCCGCTGGGAGAAGAgacccacacccaccacacag GGGGAGGCCGGGCGGGTCAAGCTGACCTTGGTGCAGGACGCCCTGGCCCAGCTCAGTAAGACCCAGTACCCCCTAGAGGAGCTGCTGCAGACCCCTCTGCCAGAGGGAGTGGACCCCCAGCGCCTGGAGATATACCTCTCCGACCACGACTTCCAG ACTATTttggagatgaagagagatgagTATGACTCCCTCCCAAACTGGAAACAAATCAGCCTGAAAAAAAGCAAAGGACTCTGTTGA
- the svilc gene encoding supervillin isoform X2: MDTIENPALEPRSERIARYKAERRRELQERYGDMEELPSKWVRRDGTRMNSDGAPPSTDRILSGGVNGRAAGPEGGRRESNTPLESEPRRVSNGFEADTAADPTHLRRQCSSGSAGMLSGGEPLAPPGPPGPDAAQLQTRVSVGQLRSALLQQTGTGTQPEKVPDSGRAASSLDLAVKPGSEGGRRRTRRYHPGVSGGGRKTNERFRTQPITACEVQESGGLLEEGNAKADVKTDDRAKMSVAAKMSLFKELEKTAAPAASSFLKPRSGSATYERRVRRGNEHRSLTQPITCEEMVVATSTPQPAESVEAQAVQAEAEAVEDDANSKLTMSEKLALFNKLSLPGNQGDAAPHAPPERRRQKGARYRTQPITVEEVSLLQKGPIQLPPLRLSPTLSDRQQEQSVNLRPSEVRQAQPRPGADVEPNTGPDPSQQGLQQRRDSDPGEIRGILRKSPSAGPERDGDIMREGRQQDQNGGGERGNGVEERRTERHDNVPVPRRERPASSAPWRQRNRNRRETVAVCGPDRPSSEQGHPQEERQTDSPGNTSGRDRLSDASREEERGSRVWSVGANPPRQHVQVTLADQRKEDSEISHDAPAVNPQCWDPVFSSVYSNSTPQYVMCYNQTSSSFEAQEVSSPTQTLSQPQWRQKHARPDEEEELPQASVSERMRTLQESEEQWKTRGRGAANDSAQYTVAGRMAKRGLVSPVSDIHETPPSRTKRPSTGATATACPYEEISSHPGMEVEEDTKLDKLDSIVDRLNTAPQDTPLEVTSVGVKEVMTPDDQETCGGFYREVSPHSPSALPAGAGAATGTDPEQDLSALCQTNTPMLTSEVAQHRRSVRPSRRTQGSRNPLRALAARDDIRQDFMGERVTMATVNTNRTQVEKMGKNSNMANSTLAGLASTEDFSNVDLRDVTSPESMTNNNNLPISNLMLIHIKGWHHVQVRLVEPTARSLNSGDCFLLVTPTHCILWSGEFANTTEKAKASELASLIQTQGDLGCRACGVIHLEEGVNTDNSLASDFWNLLGGKTQYRGAGAPEEDELYESGVVESNCLYRLVENRLVPHEQAWAAIPTVSLLGSTEALVFDFGSEVYLWHGKDVAPGDRSVAVLLAQQVWGGPYDYSNCRVNPLDPTHCNPSIQPQGERRPGWALFGCVSEHKETALFREKFLDWAGDKEETAAMVVEEAQTAMPVLPQQSPLPQQPQQQLESVSLCACDAKALVAGQGVAVPGDGVVPTVLEGLDVQRGYGVVPLEDGRQVELSTVAVDTWHIQEFEDSEAQLESPGQLHEGDTYLVRWTYTLSPADQSGEPGRECSAVFIWQGRHSSINGRGASALTSHEGTQVMVPQGQEPPCFLQLFQGGLVIHKGCRADTTNNTGVWRLFCVRGELPEEASLLEVDCSCGGLRSRGSLILLNSQQGALYLWHGCKAHASSREAGKRAVERLTRMCPPELGLSSDSPLRVQEVEEGAEPVEFGNAIGQQDRKAYDCMLQDPGKYNFTPRLFHLSTRSGNFQGEELQSPARLPGVVMAMPFVQESLYFVPQPALFLLDNCMELYLWQAGEPEDSETAGSACIRWANERRCAMQTVLQYCKERNPRRPLQAYLIQDGAEPLTFTNVFPRWEKRPTPTTQGEAGRVKLTLVQDALAQLSKTQYPLEELLQTPLPEGVDPQRLEIYLSDHDFQTILEMKRDEYDSLPNWKQISLKKSKGLC; this comes from the exons CTCAGACGGCGCACCTCCCTCCACAGACAGGATCCTCTCTGGGGGGGTGAACGGCAGAGCGGCGGGGCCGGAGGGGGGCAGGAGGGAGAGCAACACCCCTCTGGAGTCAGAACCGAGGAGAGTCTCCAATGGCTTTGAGGCAGACACTGCTgcagacccaacacacctccgaaG GCAGTGTTCTTCTGGCTCTGCCGGCATGTTGAGTGGGGGGGAGCCCCTAGCTCCCCCAGGCCCCCCTGGACCCGACGCGGCCCAGCTGCAAACGCGGGTGTCGGTGGGCCAGTTGAGGAGTGCCCTGCTGCAGCAGACCGGGACTGGAACACAGCCTGAGAAAGT TCCTGACAGTGGCCGTGCGGCCTCTTCCCTTGACCTAGCTGTAAAGCCGGGCTCAGAGGGGGGACGGCGGCGCACCCGTCGCTACCACCCTGGGGTGTCAGGTGGGGGCCGCAAAACCAACGAGCGCTTCAGGACACAGCCGATCACAGCCTGTGAGGTGCAGGAGAGCGGCGG GCTGCTAGAAGAGGGGAATGCTAAAG ctgatGTGAAGACAGATGACAGAGCCAAGATGAGTGTGGCGGCCAAGATGTCTTTGTTTAAA GAGCTAGAGAAGACTGCAGCCCCCGCGGCCTCCTCCTTTCTGAAGCCTCGCTCTGGCAGCGCCACGTATGAACGCAGAGTACGCCGCGGCAACGAGCACCGCTCACTCACTCAGCCAATYACCTGTGAGGAGATGGTGGTGGCCACCAG CACCCCCCAGCCAGCGGAGTCAGTCGAGGCCCAGGCTGTGCAGGCCGAGGCGGAGGCGGTGGAGGACGATGCGAACAGTAAGCTGACTATGAGTGAGAAGCTGGCTCTGTTCAACAAGCTGTCCCTGCCAGGGAACCAGGGGGATGCTGCTCCCCATGCCCCCCCAGAGAGACGCAGGCAGAAGGGGGCACGCTACCGCACACAGCCCATCACCGTGGAGGAGGTCAGCCTG CTCCAGAAAGGCCCCATCCAGCTGCCCCCGCTGCGCCTGTCCCCCACCCTCTCCGACCGGCAGCAGGAGCAGTCCGTCAACCTGAGGCCCAGTGAGGTGCGTCAGGCCCAGCCTCGACCCGGGGCCGATGTGGAGCCTAACACAGGACCTGACCCGTCCCAGCAGGGCCTGCAGCAGCGCAGGGACTCTGACCCAGGAGAGATCAGAGGCATCCTGAGGAAGAGCCCCTCTGCAGGACCAGAACGGGACGGAGACATTATGAGGGAGGGCAGACAGCAGGACCAGAATGGAGGCGGGGAGAGGGGGAAtggggtggaagagaggaggacagagagacatgaTAATGTACCAGTGCCTCGTAGAGAGAGACCAGCCTCCTCTGCCCCCTGGAGAcagaggaacaggaacaggagggAGACAGTGGCCGTGTGTGGCCCAGACAGGCCATCCTCAGAACAGGGTCACCCCcaggaggagaggcagacggacTCCCCTGGGAACACCTCTGGGAGAGACAG GTTGTCAGATGCttccagggaggaggagagagggagcagggtaTGGAGTGTTGGGGCCAACCCTCCTAGACAACACGTCCAGGTGACCTTGGCGGACCAGAGGAAG GAAGACAGTGAGATCTCCCATGATGCACCAGCTGTCAACCCTCAGTGCTGG gATCCTGTCTTTTCCTCTGTCTATTCYAACAGTACACCTCAATATGTCATGTGTTACaatcag acCAGCTCTTCCTTTGAGGCCCAGGAGGTATCCTCTCCTACCCAGACCCTCTCTCAGCCCCAATGGAGACAGAAg CACGCTAGaccagacgaagaggaggagctgcCACAGGCGTCGGTGTCTGAGCGCATGAGAACCCTACAGGAGAGCGAGGAGCAGTGGAAGACCAGAGGGAGAGGGGCCGCCAACGACTCAGCCCAGTACACTGTGGCCGGACGCATGGCGAAAAGAG GTTTGGTGTCCCCTGTATCGGACATACACGAGACCCCTCCATCTCGCACTAAGAGACCCTCCACAGGAGCCACAGCAACAGCATGCCCATATGAAG AGATCTCCAGTCACCCTGGGATGGAGGTGGAAGAGGACACAAAGCTGGACAAACTGGATTCCATTGTGGACAGGCTGAATA ccGCTCCCCAGGACACGCCCCTGGAGGTGACCTCAGTGGGGGTGAAGGAGGTCATGACCCCTGATGACCAGGAGACGTGTGGTGGTTTCTACAGGGAGGTGTCTCCCCACTCACCCTCTGCCCTCCCTGCTGGGGCTGGAGCTGCCACTGGAACGGACCCAGAACAGGACCTAAGTGCCCTCTGCCAGACCAACACACCCAt gctgacATCAGAAGTAGCGCAGCACAGGCGGTCGGTGCGTCCGTCCCGTAGGACCCAGGGCTCCCGGAACCCTCTGCGTGCTCTGGCGGCCCGCGATGACATCAGACAGGACTTCATGGGAGAGAGAGTCACCATGGCTACCGTGAACACTAACAGGACACAAGTGGAGAAGA TGGGCAAGAATTCCAACATGGCTAACTCAACTCTAGCAGGTCTGGCCAGTACAGAGGACTTCAGTAACGTCGATCTGCGCGATGTCacttccccagagtcaatgaCGAACAACAACAACCTGCCCATCAGCAACCTCATGCTCATTCACATCAAAG GTTGGCATCATGTGCAAGTGCGTCTGGTGGAGcccacagccaggtctctgaacaGTGGAGACTGCTTCCTGCTGGTCACACCCACTCACTGCATCCTCTGGAGCGGAGAGTTCGCCAACACAACAGAGAAAGCCAAG GCGTCAGAGCTGGCATCGTTGATCCAGACCCAGGGGGATCTGGGCTGCCGGGCCTGTGGGGTCATCCACCTAGAGGAGGGGGTCAATACTGACAACAGCCTGGCCTCTGACTTCTGGAACCTTCTGGGAGGAAAGACACAATACAGAG GGGCGGGAGCTCCAGAAGAGGATGAGCTGTATGAGAGTGGGGTGGTGGAGTCTAACTGTTTGTACAGGCTGGTGGAGAACAGACTGGTGCCTCATGAGCAGGCCTGGGCAGCCATCCCYACTGTCTCCCTACTGGGATCCACTGAG gCCCTGGTGTTTGACTTTGGCAGCGAGGTGTACCTGTGGCATGGGAAGGATGTTGCCCCTGGCGACAGGAGTGTGGCTGTACTGCTGGCCCAGCAGGTGTGGGGCGGTCCCTACGACTACAGCAACTGTAGGGTCAACCCACTGGACCCCACACATTGCAACCCCAGCATACAGCC GCAAGGTGAAAGACGGCCCGGCTGGGCTCTGTTTGGCTGTGTCTCTGAGCACAAGGAGACAGCCCTCTTCAGGGAGAAGTTTCTGGACTGGGCTGGAGATAAGGAGGAGACCGCTGCAATGGTGGTGGAGGAGGCACAG ACTGCCATGCCAGTGTTGCCCCAGCAGAGCCCCCTGCCCCAGCAGCCCCAGCAGCAGTTagagtctgtgtctctgtgtgcgtgtgatgCCAAGGCACTGGTGGCAGGGCAGGGGGTGGCGGTGCCAGGGGACGGGGTGGTCCCTACAGTCCTGGAGGGGTTGGACGTTCAGAGGGGGTATGGTGTCGTACCCCTGGAGGACGGGCGGCAGGTGGAGCTGAGCACTGTTGCCGTGGATACCTGGCACATTCAGGAGTTTGAGGACAGCGAGGCCCAGCTGGAGAGCCCAGGGCAGCTGCATGAAGGAGACACATACCTGGTCCGCTGGACCTATACTCTCAGCCCAGCGGATCAAAGCGGGGAGCCTGGGAGGGAGTGCTCTGCTGTCTTCATCTGGCAGGGCCGGCACTCCAGTATCAATGGGCGAGGCGCGTCTGCACTCACGAGTCATGAGGGAACACAG GTGATGGTGCCTCAGGGGCAGGAGCCTCCATGTTTCCTTCAGCTTTTCCAGGGAGGTCTGGTCATCCACAAAGGCTGCCGAGCGGacaccaccaacaacacag GAGTCTGGCGTCTGTTCTGTGTGCGTGGGGAGCTGCCTGAGGAGGCCAGTCTGTTGGAGGTGGACTGTAGCTGTGGCGGCCTGCGCTCCCGAGGTTCTCTCATACTGCTCAACAGTCAACAGGGGGCGCTCTACCTGTGGCATGGCTGTAAGGCCCACGCCAGCTCCCGGGAGGCRGGCAAGAGGGCTGTGGAGCGACTCACTCGGAT gTGCCCTCCTGAACTGGGCCTCAGCAGTGATAGCCCTTTGAGGGTGCAGGAAGTGGAGGAAGGGGCGGAGCCTGTGGAGTTTGGGAACGCTATTGGGCAGCAGGACAGGAAGGCCTATGACTGCATGCTACAAG ATCCAGGGAAGTATAACTTCACGCCACGCCTCTTCCATCTGAGCACCCGTTCCGGAAACTTCCAGGGGGAGGAGCTGCAGAGCCCTGCCCGGTTGCCAGGGGTTGTCATGGCAATGCCCTTTGTCCAGGAGAGCCTGTACTTTGTGCCACAGCCAG ccctgttcctgcTGGATAACTGTATGGAGCTGTATCTGTGGCAGGCAGGTGAACCTGAGGACAGTGAGACCGCTGGCTCAGCCTGTATCCGCTGGGCTAACGAGAGAAGGTGTGCCATGCAGACAGTGCTCCAGTACTGCAAAG AGAGGAACCCGAGGCGCCCCCTTCAGGCCTACCTCATCCAGGACGGAGCAGAACCCCTCACCTTCACCAACGTTTTCCCCCGCTGGGAGAAGAgacccacacccaccacacag GGGGAGGCCGGGCGGGTCAAGCTGACCTTGGTGCAGGACGCCCTGGCCCAGCTCAGTAAGACCCAGTACCCCCTAGAGGAGCTGCTGCAGACCCCTCTGCCAGAGGGAGTGGACCCCCAGCGCCTGGAGATATACCTCTCCGACCACGACTTCCAG ACTATTttggagatgaagagagatgagTATGACTCCCTCCCAAACTGGAAACAAATCAGCCTGAAAAAAAGCAAAGGACTCTGTTGA